ATATCATGGAAATTCATATCATactaaataatgtatttaaaaaaaccttcaTTTCTCAAATCAGTAGCAGCAGCTTCTAAGACTAAGTCTACTAAATCTTTTCTGATGGCAACTGTTAACTTTATGAGAAGCAAAAATGCCACATATGGTTTGGGCAGTAAAATCCATAGTGATGAAAGGAGTCAGTCATTGACTAGAAAATGTGAGCTCTAATATTTTAGATTACTGTTCATACTCTCTTTTGTAACCATTAAGGACAGAGAAGCTATAAAGGATGCTTAATAGGGAAAAAAGGAAGTTTGGTAATTTAATGATATTGGTGGGTTGGGCACacaaaggaaggagaaataagTAATTATATAAGTATTTGGCAATATGGAAAGCTTGCAACACTATTCaattatgatttaaaatatatagtgtaCATACAGTttctcaagcaaaaaaaaaaataagatttcatcCTAATTGAAACACAGAGATGTCATATATAACTACATTTATATAGGatttatatgaataataaaaTGCTAATATTTACTATGCTTCTCACTTTCTAATTCATGGATGATAATAAATCTATTTGACTTGTGAATCTAAAAGTATTCTCTATGTTTTGAAGGTCACCAATATCAAATTAGGTATGAGAACTACAACTCCAAgataaatacattattattttgaagaaatgatTTCCTTGATTTAGTAAAAAACCCAATACATGCAAAAGAGTATATCAGAAAATTCTTTTTGTGTAAATATCCACTGTTATTTCAACAAATGGGTTTTGTATAGAAACAAGTAAGTATTTATGGAAGAACTCTTCCATGCAAGGGCATCATGCTAGATGGGATGGGTGGAACTAGACCATGCATGCCTTCAAAGAGATTATAATCCAAGCGTGTCAATAACAGAAGCACTTGAGTAACTTTGGCACCTTAGCCAGATCAGCTAAGTGCGTAAGAGTAATATAGAGAGCTGTGAGGTTTAAAAGAAGTTGGAGGAAACAGGAAAAGCTTGAAGGAGGAAATAGAACTTGAAATAGGGTTTGATGGATGACTAGAATTTAGAGGCAAAATTGGATGATGGGAGAGGGTAACAGAAAAAATGAGTGAGGGAAAGAAAGTATTCTCGTGAAAGGAAGAATATGAGCACAGGCATGAGGCAGAAAAGGATGGGGCACCTGGAGGACAGTGAgtattaaaggtttttttttttttttttttttttttttttttgctatacgcgggcctctcactgctgtggcctctcccgttgcggagcacaggctccggacgcgcaggctcagcggccatggctcacaggcccagccgctccgcggcatgtgggatcttcccggaccggggcacgaacccgtgtgccctgcatcggcaggcggactctcaaccactgcgccaccagggaagtccagtattaAAGGTTTTTAAGTACATAAGATATATATGGGAAATATGGGAATTAAGGTATTTGGAAAGGGAAATAGGGGCTTAATTACAGAAAACCCTGATTGCTGAGTTTGAATGTGATTTGGTAAGCAATGAGGAGTCATTGAGCATTTTCATGCAtgaaattaccacaaattttattttcttagaaccATATATTAATCATAggctacatatatatttaaagctcTCTATGCAGCAGAGCCAACACACACAGGCCTCAGTCCTATACAGGAACACAGGTCTAAATCCTattgctgagactgaaccaatgGAGGGGAAAAGGCCAGTAAACAAATACGCACCAGTGAGGAAAGTAGGCatagtaatcaagataatgtCACTTGTGGTCTGTAGATGCTGTAAGTTGAATAGTTCATTTTAACTAAATGCTGGATTCCCTAAATAACAACTTTTTGAGAGTCAGAATATAGTATCTGATGATGATAAACTATGGTCAAGGTATAGCTTTTAGTTGGTCCTCATTTCTATACCTCACTCCAAATTCCAGCCATCTTCAGCATTTAAAGCCAATAAAATTCTTGGACCATAAGAAAGGACTAGAGTTAGGGGCTTTAATTCAAGGACAGACTCATGACATAAGTGTCTGCCATATGCTAAGAGTCCTTGAGCTAAAGGCAACTAACCCAATCCTAATTACAGGATAGGAAATACTCTGCCATTCATTAAAAAACAGTCCAATAGCATTTCAAATAGCAtcattattatatacatatatctcacacacacacacacacacacacacacacacacacacacgcatgctaTGTAGAGAGAAAGTTAATTACCTCATGATCATGAGTGGCCTGTCGGGCTGCatctaaaaatatgatagaaTAAGAACATTaagctgaaaaacaaaacaaaataacaaaacctAAGGAAATGACTATGCTAAGCTACAAAAACTGCTGGTATATGTGGGCTCTCAAAACATATCATATTTTCTCTGATAGCTTTATTAATCAGTCAACAAAAGTTAAAGGGAACCCCATCTTACAGGTTACACAGTTAGACACAagagaaacagcagacacagtTCTTACCTTTGAGGAGAACAGGGTGGGAGAGTGGACAGGAAATACATGCCAAAGGATGTTTGCAGAACATTACAGTTTAGCAGGCAAGATGCCCAAATTTGGAGAAGACGCAATAGCTCAGGAATGACAAGCTATTATGAGTGGGGCTTCTTTCTTTGGCAGTGTTTCCTGAAGAAGGGGAActtttagcaatattttaagaGTGTGATGAACAATTTTAACGGAAAACAAAAGATCCGTGAAGACTGGGATCTTCTGTATCTTGTTTACCTTTGCATCCTTAATGCCTAGATGAGATCCTGATATGTAATAGGAGGTGTTCAATACATTTTTTGAATACACGCAtacatgaatgagtgaattaaaaGGATGATTGATCACTGGTAGCTGGGAGAAATGATCACATGAAAGGCTTAGAGGTGTTACAGCAAGGTGGTTATGTAGTGTAGCAGACAGATTTGTTTAGAGGTAGAGAAATGACTAAAttggaaatagaagaaaaagcacAGACAACTAAAAGGGTCTTGGAGCACAAGCCAAATTGCTGATACTGGATATGGAAACCCAACTGAAATTTCTAAATGAGAGCAATGtgattttaataaaattccaAGATGATGCTTGTAAGTGAATGTAGTATAATAGAGAAATGATagaaatatatcttttatattcTCACTCTAATACTTGGCTTTGTGACACTCCATCATGCAAAACAAACTACAAATACATTTGGTTCTGGTTCTGATACCTTGCCTATGAGATTTGCCTTTCTGACGGTCCTGGGTTTTCCTACTGAAAACCTTGTAGGCCTCAGTCTTCTGATACTGCTCCAGCTCCTTCATGTAACGCTCCTTATCTCTGTCTGCTTCATCAAGGTAGCGCTGGGGAAGAAATATGgaattattttcaagaaatagGTCTTACTGACGTAAAATACCAATGAACTCTTTGAAGAAAGCAAAGGATAATTAGCACATGGAAAGAAAAGTACAAGTGGGATAAgctttgagaattaaaaaaaaaaaagtcatgtgaatagaataaaatatctctTAGTTATAAAAGAAATAGGTGATTCTAACTTTTTAGACTACTGCCTTTCTTAACTTATTGAAGACAATTTCTATTGAGGTCATTCTCATAAAAAATTCACAAGAAGATTATAGTTCTTCTACTAATCCTATAGATAGAACTACACATGGCCCTAGAGTCCTCAAGAAGACTGAACACCACATAGGCACACTTAATCTTCCCAGGGGAAAGGATGGAATATTACTTTGTTTCTTTATCCCCAACCCACTCTGAGGAGATGATCTCATACATCAATTGGCCTTTAAGAGCCAGAAGAGTGGAGATACaaggaacataaaaaagaatgacctcACCCTATGGACCTAAAATGGACTACTATGAGACAGCCTGTATCTACATGCTTTGTGCtattaattatttaaacaaaGTTCATTGATCTACTAGGATAATTTTGTTTAATGCCTTGTACTTTTCATTCATCGTTAGGTTTaagaaataaagtataaaaatactcTTCTAAATGAACACAAACAAGAGTTAGAAATTATGTTAAAAGCCTTGTCCTACACAAGAGCCAGATGTAGGGGTCAaatggccaaatctgggacaatttaaGTATCAAAATACTCAAGTATAGTAATAATTTATAAAccattgggaaaaaaagaaattcatatgcCTAAGCCAattgtaaataaataacaaacagaTACATaaatggagggaggaagagggctcTTGCTTAGATTAGAATGCTGAAGGGCAACTGGCAAATGTGGAGGGAGTGCTAGAGTTGgaaaatcatcattttgcaaCCATCATGGTAAATATTAGATCAGGCAAAAGTTATTAATGAATGCTAAATCTAGGGGGAAATTTTGATATGGAACAGACTATTTGAATGTTCTTAAAATGTCTCTGCACAGACTACTTATTAATTACAAGGGAGAGTAAAAAACTTCAGTGAGTGAGCAAAATTAACATTACGAATAAAAGGAATGAGGAATGAGGAATAAAAGACATTGTGTGCCTGCATATGCGATACCCTGAGAAGGACCAACGTCCACCTATGCAGTATTCTGACCAAGAATGCATAacctcaatctaatcatgaggaaacatcagacaaatataaaatgaggaaTGTTCTGTTGAAAGTAAACaaaaaggagggggaggaagagggagagacggTATtcctaaaaaaatattaatgtcataaaagacaaagaaaggctgtgGAAATATCCCGGATTAAAGGAATCTAGAGATTTGACTACTAAACTCAGAGCCTGACCCCTGGACTGGAATCTGAACTGGAGGGGGAAAATGTTACAGAAGAATGATGTTAGAGGTCAACTGACAAAACTGGAATATAGATGGCAAGTTAGATAAAAGTATTGTGTTAATACAAAATTATGAGGTTGTTAACTAAACTGTGGTTAAGTGAGAGAACATGTCTATTCTTAGGAAAttcacactgaaatatttaaggGTAAAGGGCTATGATGTATGTAACTTATatcaaataattcagaaaaaaattgtgtgtgtgtgtgtgtgtgtgtgtgagagagagagagagagagagagagagagagagagagagagagagaaaagagaaaccacATGCCCAATCTTGCCCAGGAGAGTATGAGCGCATGTGCgaaaagagaaaatgtgttaATGACAGGTCAATCTGGGTAAGGGTATTTGGGTGTTCTTTGTATTATTCTATGTTTGTAACTTTTTgtacatttgaaaaattattttcaaataaaaatttaagaacaaaaacaaacatgaaaaccCTTGCCCTGCCTAACTAGTTAGTTATCACTGTTTGTTATCCCTGGAAATGACTTTTGCGTTTTTCCTTATATACTTCTGTATTgtctgaaaaaattttaaacgatGAGCGtgtattaattttgaaataaaaaaattaaagagaaaagagtaaCTACTATGTACAGCTCATAATCCATTTATACATTAGAGCTAAAACAATGGATGATATACTCTGTTTTCTATTAGCTTGCTACCACAAACACAGAGCTTCAAGTTGAAACTCAATCTGATCTCTTTGAAATTTTTTGAATTCAGTTAATTCCCAAGAGTATTTTTCAATTTGGCTTTAGTTTGTTTGGAATCCTTTTTAAGGAGTGTAAGACATAAGAGAAATATAGACATATATCAGATACTGAAAATGCTGGGAACTTTCAACCCCTCCGACAATCCCTACAATCCCAACAATTTTGTGGCATTTCAACCAGTTCGTGGCTAACTTGTCTTTAATTCCTCTCAAATCTAACAAATGGATTTGTTTCAGTTTGGCAATAAGGTTAGTTTCTGTCTTGGAGGAAAGAGAATTCAAATagttcttgctttatttttcatagtaGGTTAAATTTGCCAGAACTCCagtttaaaaagtttattaaagcaGTAACAtctttttcttaaacaaaattcTTATGTGAATATCAGAATTTTATCAAAAGACCTTTTCTCATTTAACTCATGACTTTTCACTTAACTCGGCAGAATAAACCATGTTGATAGATTTCTTAATATTGAACTACTTTTTACAAAAATCTTATATGAACTCTCAGcatataaagcaaataaaagtgGAGCTGCTTTGGTTTGGGGGGGATCCTAGAGTCCCTCCTGCTCACGTCCCTGCAGCAGACCCTGAAAGAGTATAAAAACCACTGTGGAGAAAAGAGCTATGAAGGACCCTGCTATTCTGGTCTCCTAGGCCCATGACAAACTTGGAGAATCAACAGtccattctctttgcttttctgacaaaagttatttttgagatataatcAAAACCAAGCAAAGGATCAGGAATAGGAACAATTACCTGTTTTTCCTCCGGAGGAAGTTTACTCCATTCATTGCCTAACATCCTTGTAATTTCTGGAAATGGGACTTCTGGTCTTTTTGCTCGAAGCTGTTCTCGACGCTCGTTCATGAACCGAACATATCCTGTAAGGGGGGATTTAGGTGCATTGCTGTCTCGAAGaggtttcttcctctttcttcctttggaCCAACCTCCTCGTTTACTTCTTTgctacaaaacaagaaaaaataaaaaaccccaaaccaaattacaacaacaaaaatttccccaaataacACAATAATCAACATCAACAAACAAAACAGGATTAATAATTGCATTTTGCTACCATTAAGGCCCTGATATTCAAAGCTCTCCAAACCTGTTATAGGTACAAATGGCTGCAATGCAGTTTTCAAGAAGGGACCCCAGATGGTTCACCTGCAGACCTTTTTATGTACCATGCTACACAATGTTACACTAAGGGGCTATTTTAGTGCTAATCCCAACAGATAAGAATGAGGGGTACCATGATCACATAAGCTCTGGCCTTCATATTCACTTAACAAATCCTGACTCCTGACAGGGGAATATTCTAAATGAGAAATGCAGCACATATACAGCACTGTGCCAGGAAAGCAGACATTGCTACAGTAGATCAGAACAAGATGCTGTCACAAGCACTGGGCAAAAGAAGAGGAGACAAGTTGTAGTACTAGGATTAAAATCATTCATGAAGGGTGTTTCTCATTGATATCATTCAAAGACCAGTTTATTTCCCACAGCAGATAGcactatagattttaaaattaatatctaaGACTTAGAAAAATTTCAGCAACTATAATATATCCAAAATGAATACTAGTTCTTTGCCTTGCTGGTTTATTTCTtaagatgtttattttataaaggcAGAGGTCTTTATATGTTATTAGCTAAATCAAAAGACAATATCGCCCCCAAAAAAGTTTAAAGGACTGAAGTACCACTATTGTTTTACCACAgcctttttctttgtccttttaaaCAGGATGCAAGGTACTTTTACTTCATAATTTTACAAATACACATAGCCTATCagttaataaagttttatggatataagcatttttatttcagagaagagaaagataagCCAAATGGGacaaaaatatctaaatattaatTACCATACTGCACTCctccaaatatatataaaatggtacaataaTTCAGCATTGGGCAAATGGTGTATTTGgtatcagtttttttgtttttctttttggttttgttttgtaaacCTAGTAACATTTAACATTAAAGCTACTACGGATTTAAGATGTTTAAGAAGCCTTAAGCATTCGTCATAATCTTTAAGAATGCCAACATAAAAAGAATAAGCTCTttcaaaataagaacaaagaCAAAAGTCAATGGTGGTACTCTTTTatagctaaaaacaaaaaaagagtaccTTAAAACATAGACAATGTAATCAGTCATTTGTGAGGAACACTGAAAGTCCAACAAGGGAATGATGGCCCAGGTCCATACAGAACCTTTGTGTGAATTAGAAAAAGATGCCCCCTATGGGACAATGAATGACTTGGTAAGTCGTGTGAACCCTTTGGGCACATATGACTCCATGCTGCAGGGTTTGGTGAGCAGAGTGTGGTCTTGAGTAAGGGCATGTGGACTCCTcgttaattactttaaaaaaaaaaattatttattttatttatttatttttggctgtgttgggtcttcactgctgcatgtgggctttctctagttgtggcgagtgggggctactctttgttgcggtgcgcaggcttctcttgttgcagagcacgggctctaggtgcgcgggctcagtggttgtggctcgcaggctctagagcacagactcagtagttagATAgcccgtggctcacgggcttagttgcagcatgtgggatcttctcagagcagggctcgaacccatgtcccctgcattggcaggcggattcttaaccactgcaccaccagggaagccctaattactTATTTAATTAAATCATGCAATTCATTCAGTAAGCATTTGTTGAGCGTCTAATCTGATGCACGTATAAATTTTCTACGTAGGGGAAAAAGAAGAGTCTACTTGTCTCTGTATCATTAAAACCATTAATATGGTTCTATGTGaaacaagaaatataaaacagaatattcTGCAGAATGTAAGGAGGCCAGAGGATGAACACCTCGGTCAACTCCCTTGCTGACTGCTTCTTTAGAAGCCTCAGAGACCAGTAACAGGAGGAGATGCTTCAGCTTACCTCATCTTCGTGCCTCTGTTCATTGCCTTCTGCTGTATTTGAAGACTCATTCTGAAGCAACTGACCTTGGGAGAGATCCTCAACAAATTCTGGATTATTTGTGGATGATGAGGCTCCACTACTATATGGAACCTCTGGGTGGGTTATCCTGAAGAATGATAGGCAGAGTGGAAAAGTTCAGTATCAACAGCATCAAAAACTCCTACTTACCAAGGTTCAAGACAAATTTCACTGCCAGCAAAATCACATGCCAGCCCTTGAATTAATTCCCCCACCTCATTCTGTATAAATGTAAACAATGTCTCCATAGCAATTATAGAGCATTTTGAAAAAGGTTTCAGTGCTTGATTGGATCAGGTCAGTTCCATGAAGAAATCTCCTACTAAAAACAACTATAATCTTTCCCCCACAAATTACCTCTCTCCTCAACGTAGACTTTACATTTTAGTTCTGAGCATGCAACTTTTATATGCTAGTTTCATGTATCTCCTTTTCatgtaataaaaggaaaatactattaatggaaaagaacaggaaTGGGAGTTGAAGAGGAAGTTTGCCCCCCTATCACAAAAGAGAGCGTTCTTTAAGGGCATAAGAAGTATCTCTTATGGTACATTCCATAGGCTACTCCTTGGATTATAGTGTTTATTGACAATGAGATCATCTAAGAACAATATTATCAAGTTCAGTAAGTTCAGGtataaatgttaataaatcaGAGATATACATTTTCTGTTCCTATCATTCTGTTCCAGATGAGTCAGCAAACCAGATCTCATCCTTCTGAAAAGTGGACACGAGAAGGTACAGATGACGATTGGATCTTAGACTAAGTTATACCCTATCGCATTTAGAtaaagcaatggaaataaaagtaacaCCATGCGCTagggagtttggggtttgggGCAGGTAGTGGGGAAGGTGGAGGAAGATGTACAAGAGAGT
Above is a genomic segment from Pseudorca crassidens isolate mPseCra1 chromosome 1, mPseCra1.hap1, whole genome shotgun sequence containing:
- the HMG20A gene encoding high mobility group protein 20A, whose product is METLMTGSTLPPLFADEDGSKESNDLATTGITHPEVPYSSGASSSTNNPEFVEDLSQGQLLQNESSNTAEGNEQRHEDEQRSKRGGWSKGRKRKKPLRDSNAPKSPLTGYVRFMNERREQLRAKRPEVPFPEITRMLGNEWSKLPPEEKQRYLDEADRDKERYMKELEQYQKTEAYKVFSRKTQDRQKGKSHRQDAARQATHDHEKEAEVKERSVFDIPIFTEEFLNHSKAREAELRQLRKSNMEFEERNAALQKHVESMRTAVEKLEVDVIQERSRNTVLQQHLETLRQVLTSSFASMPLPGSGETPTVDTIDSYMNRLHSIILANPQDNENFIATVREVVNRLDR